Proteins encoded by one window of Diachasmimorpha longicaudata isolate KC_UGA_2023 chromosome 20, iyDiaLong2, whole genome shotgun sequence:
- the LOC135171551 gene encoding transportin-1, with amino-acid sequence MKMAWQPQEEGLRQILTLLQESQSPDTATQRAVQQKLEELNKFPDFNNYLIFVLTKLTSEDVPTRSLSGLILKNNVRAHYHKFLPEVTTFIKQECLQAVGDPSPMIRATVGILITTIASKGDLTTWPELLPALCQMLDSQDYNICEGAFGALQKICEDSAELLDSDALNRPLNVLIPKFLQFFRHTSPKIRSHAIACVNQFIINRTQALMIHIDNFLENLFHLANDEDPEVRKNVCRALVMLLEVRIDRLIPHMHNIIEYMLLRTQDSDAGVALEACEFWLSLAEQEICNEALAPHLPRLIPVLVGGMKYSEIDIILLKGDVEEDEMIPDREEDIRPRFHKSKSHHALHPSNKHSEENGGCDDDGDADDGGDDDSSLSDWNLRKCSAAALDVLAGVFREDLLPVLVPILKETLFHQDWEIKESGILALGAIAEGCMDGMIPHLSELIPYLIGCLSDKKALVRAITCWTLSRYSHWVCSQPHDTYLKPLMTELLKRVLDGNKRVQEAACSAFATLEEEACTELVPYLGFILETLVFAFGKYQHKNLLILYDAIGTLAESVGHHLNKPDYINILMPPLINKWNVLKDEDKDLFPLLECLSSVATALQSGFLPYCEPVYRRCVSLVEQTLNQHIANTQSPEQFEPPDKDFMIVALDLLSGLAEGLNGHMERLVMNSNVMQLLYQCMQDPTPEVRQSSFALLGDLTKACFQHVLPCIPDFMPILGQNLNPTFISVCNNASWAIGEISIKLGQDTSSYIPLIITQLIDIINRPNTPKTLLENTAITIGRLGYVCPQDVAPMLQQFVRQWCISLRNIRDNAEKDSAFRGMCQMITVNPAGVVPDFVFFCDAVASWVTPRDDLKDMFHKILHGFKNQVGADNWKRFSDQFPPQLGERLHNMYEV; translated from the exons ATGTACCAACCCGCTCACTCAGCGGTCTAATCCTCAAGAACAACGTACGCGCCCACTACCACAAGTTTCTCCCCGAAGTAACAACCTTCATAAAACAAGAATGCCTCCAAGCAGTGGGCGATCCATCACCAATGATCCGAGCAACAGTTGGAATTCTCATCACCACAATCGCCTCAAAAGGCGACCTCACAACATGGCCCGAACTTCTTCCTGCCCTCTGCCAGATGCTGGACTCCCAGGACTACAACATCTGCGAAGGTGCATTTGGTGCTCTTCAGAAGATCTGCGAGGATTCAGCTGAACTACTGGACTCCGACGCCCTGAATCGTCCCCTCAACGTTCTGATTCCCAAGTTCCTCCAGTTCTTCAGACACACGAGCCCGAAGATCAGATCGCACGCGATAGCCTGCGTCAATCAGTTCATCATCAACAGAACTCAAGCTCTGATGATTCATATTGACAATTTCCTGGAGAATCTCTTTCATCTGGCGAATGATGAGGATCCTGAGGTGCGTAAGAACGTCTGCAGGGCACTGGTGATGCTACTGGAGGTGAGAATAGATCGATTGATCCCCCACATGCACAACATCATCGAGTACATGCTCCTGAGGACTCAGGATTCTGATGCTGGAGTTGCTCTAGAGGCCTGCGAATTCTGGTTATCACTCGCTGAACAGGAAATTTGTAATGAAGCACTTGCACCCCACCTTCCCCGGTTGATTCCAGTCCTGGTTGGGGGTATGAAGTATTCAGAAATCGATATTATTCTTCTGAAAGGTGATGTTGAAGAGGATGAAATGATTCCTGATCGTGAGGAGGACATCAGACCGAGATTTCACAAGTCAAAGAGTCATCACGCCCTTCATCCATCGAATAAACATTCAGAAGAGAATGGAGGATgtgatgatgatggtgatgCTGATGATGGTGGTGATGATGACTCGTCTCTGAGTGATTGGAACCTGAGGAAGTGTTCTGCAGCTGCTCTTGATGTACTTGCTGGTGTCTTCAGGGAGGATCTGCTTCCTGTTCTGGTTCCAATCTTGAAGGAGACACTCTTTCATCAGGATTGGGAGATCAAGGAGTCAGGGATTTTAGCACTGGGGGCTATTGCTGAAGGATGCATGGATGGAATGATTCCTCATCTGTCTGAACTCATTCCTTATCTCATTGGGTGTCTCAGTGATAAAAAAGCTCTTGTCAGGGCCATCACCTGCTGGACACTTAGTCGGTATTCTCATTGGGTTTGTTCACAACCTCATGACACTTACCTCAAACCCCTCATGACTGAACTCTTGAAACGTGTCCTGGATGGGAATAAACGTGTTCAGGAAGCGGCGTGTTCAGCATTTGCTACACTTGAGGAAGAAGCCTGTACTGAGCTGGTGCCCTACCTTGGGTTCATCCTGGAGACGTTGGTATTTGCATTTGGAAAGTATCAGCACAAGAACCTGCTGATACTGTACGACGCCATTGGAACGTTGGCTGAATCAGTTGGTCATCATCTGAACAAACCTGACTACATCAACATCCTCATGCCGCCATTAATCAACAAGTGGAATGTCCTGAAGGACGAGGACAAAGACTTGTTTCCACTTCTTGAGTGTCTCTCGTCGGTGGCCACTGCTCTTCAATCTGGTTTCCTACCTTACTGTGAACCTGTCTACAGGAGGTGTGTCTCACTTGTCGAACAGACGTTGAATCAACACATTGCCAACACCCAGAGTCCTGAACAATTTGAACCACCTGATAAAGATTTTATGATTGTTGCACTGGATTTACTGAGTGGTCTTGCTGAGGGACTCAATGGTCATATGGAGAGATTGGTTATGAATAGTAATGTTATGCAGCTGTTGTATCAGTGTATGCAGGATCCAACGCCAGAGGTCAGGCAGAGTAGTTTTGCGTTATTGGGGGATCTCACCAAGGCCTGTTTTCAACACGTTCTTCCATGTATAC CCGACTTTATGCCAATACTCGGACAAAACCTGAATCCGACCTTCATTTCCGTATGTAACAACGCGTCCTGGGCCATTGGAGAGATTTCTATAAAATTAG GCCAAGACACGAGTTCGTATATTCCCCTGATAATAACACAACTAATCGACATAATAAATCGTCCCAACACACCAAAAACACTTCTGGAGAACACAG CGATAACGATCGGTCGCCTAGGTTATGTGTGTCCCCAAGACGTCGCCCCCATGTTACAGCAGTTTGTCCGACAGTG GTGCATATCGCTGAGAAATATACGTGATAATGCTGAGAAGGATTCGGCATTCAGAGGAATGTGCCAGATGATAACGGTTAATCCAGCTGGTGTTGTTCCTGATTTTGTCTTCTTCTGCGATGCTGTTGCCTCCTGGGTAACGCCACGTGACGATTTGAAGGACATGTTCCACAAG ATTCTTCACGGGTTCAAGAATCAAGTGGGAGCTGACAACTGGAAGAGATTCTCCGATCAATTTCCACCACAACTGGGCGAACGACTTCATAATATGTACGAAGTCTGA